From a single Bacillus pumilus genomic region:
- the hisS gene encoding histidine--tRNA ligase, whose translation MSFNIPRGTQDILPGESELWQYVEQIARDTCGAFQYKEIRTPIFEHTELFARGVGESTDIVQKEMYTFEDKKGRSITLRPEGTASTVRSYVENKLFAQPAQPTKLYYIGPMFRYERPQTGRYRQFYQFGIEAIGSKDPAIDAEVISLAMSVYEKAGLSNLKLVINSLGDKESRADYRKALVEHFEPRIDEFCHDCQTRLHQNPLRILDCKKDRDHELMATAPSIQDYLNDESRTYFEKVKQYLTDIGIEYVVDPNLVRGLDYYNHTAFEIMSNAEGFGAITTLAGGGRYDGLVEGIGGPESPGIGFAMSIERFLSAIDAEGIDLPLQDGIDLYIAALGDQAKDYAVSLLNRLRKEGISSEMDYTGKKLKGQFKAADRLKAKFIAVLGEDELAQQIVNVKDTTTGEQIEVKLDELIQMMKAHKKA comes from the coding sequence ATGAGTTTTAATATTCCAAGAGGCACACAGGATATTTTACCTGGAGAGTCAGAACTCTGGCAGTATGTTGAACAAATTGCGAGAGATACATGTGGAGCCTTTCAATACAAAGAAATCCGCACACCGATTTTTGAGCATACGGAGTTGTTTGCACGGGGAGTAGGCGAATCAACCGATATCGTTCAAAAAGAGATGTATACATTTGAGGATAAAAAAGGACGCAGCATCACACTTCGTCCAGAGGGAACGGCTTCAACTGTACGTTCTTATGTTGAAAATAAATTATTTGCTCAGCCGGCCCAGCCAACAAAACTGTATTACATTGGACCAATGTTCCGCTATGAACGCCCGCAAACGGGAAGGTATCGCCAATTTTATCAATTTGGGATTGAAGCGATCGGTTCAAAGGATCCTGCCATTGATGCAGAGGTCATTTCACTTGCGATGAGTGTCTATGAGAAAGCCGGTCTTTCTAACTTAAAGCTCGTCATTAACAGCCTCGGTGACAAAGAGAGCCGTGCAGATTACCGCAAAGCACTTGTTGAGCACTTTGAGCCAAGAATTGATGAATTCTGTCATGATTGTCAAACACGTTTACATCAAAATCCGCTACGAATTCTTGATTGTAAAAAGGATCGTGACCACGAATTGATGGCAACAGCTCCATCCATTCAAGATTACTTAAATGATGAATCACGGACTTATTTTGAAAAGGTCAAACAATACTTAACAGATATAGGCATTGAATATGTCGTCGATCCAAACTTAGTGCGCGGCCTTGATTACTACAATCACACGGCATTTGAGATCATGAGTAATGCAGAAGGCTTTGGTGCAATTACCACGTTAGCCGGCGGCGGTCGTTATGATGGACTTGTTGAAGGAATTGGCGGTCCTGAATCACCAGGAATCGGTTTTGCTATGAGTATTGAGCGTTTCCTATCAGCAATTGATGCTGAAGGAATTGATCTTCCTTTGCAAGATGGCATTGATCTATACATTGCTGCACTCGGTGATCAAGCGAAGGATTATGCTGTTTCATTATTAAATCGTCTGAGAAAAGAAGGCATTTCAAGTGAAATGGACTATACAGGGAAAAAATTAAAAGGACAATTTAAAGCAGCTGATCGATTAAAAGCCAAGTTTATTGCAGTCCTTGGTGAAGATGAGCTGGCGCAGCAAATTGTGAATGTAAAAGATACGACAACGGGTGAACAAATTGAAGTGAAGCTTGATGAGCTGATTCAAATGATGAAGGCCCACAAGAAGGCGTAA
- a CDS encoding YrzK family protein gives MRLSRKLGRVQYNGHRDIDRWQHDEMDQPGFLEETASEYGCTSKEELEKKKRHGKG, from the coding sequence ATGAGATTAAGCAGAAAATTAGGACGAGTGCAATATAATGGACATCGTGATATCGATCGCTGGCAGCACGACGAAATGGATCAGCCAGGCTTCCTTGAAGAAACCGCATCTGAATACGGATGTACGTCAAAAGAAGAGCTGGAAAAGAAAAAGAGGCACGGCAAGGGTTGA
- a CDS encoding SH3 domain-containing protein produces MMMLLTCFVLIASTWPMTHATAQTDQAVVATDEINVRTGPGLSYGVAAVVKRGESYPILTEQGEWVQIGLSNGQKGWVVSWLITTSSGTQQSAKPKTQKQSSAGSSSITSTASDLRIRTGPGTSYQVIGTFPQGANAKKLQTSGEWTKISYKQTEGWVHSDYVSGGQKAPQSSSVGSSSSKQTGTVGVSSLNVRQSAAPNAQVVASLARNTPITILREQNGWYEIESKGVKGWVASYYIVTSKGASSADEKSSSSSSSHGKAYIVYDGTNIRKSASTSAGIAERATKGAAYQIVRSQGDWYEVTLSNGGTGYVASWVVQTKKNSSEAPRPQQDSSSGTGSLKGKTIVLDPGHGGKDSGTIGADGAFEKNMTIKTANLLAGKLRASGANVYLTRSDDTFISLQSRVATSHYRNADAFISLHYDSFMDPSVRGSTAYYYQAAKDQQLATSVHTEVAKRSQIPDKGVKFGDYFVLRENKRPSLLYELGYLSNPQEEAIIYSASYQERVTEGMTEGLKQYFR; encoded by the coding sequence ATGATGATGCTGCTCACTTGTTTTGTTCTCATCGCCAGCACTTGGCCTATGACACATGCTACAGCACAAACAGATCAAGCTGTGGTCGCTACAGATGAAATCAACGTGAGAACAGGTCCTGGATTAAGCTACGGGGTCGCAGCTGTTGTAAAGCGCGGAGAAAGCTATCCTATTCTTACTGAGCAAGGGGAATGGGTTCAGATCGGGCTATCAAACGGTCAAAAAGGCTGGGTCGTCTCATGGCTGATTACCACATCATCTGGCACCCAACAGTCAGCTAAGCCAAAGACGCAAAAGCAAAGCTCGGCAGGCAGCAGTTCCATTACATCGACAGCCTCCGATCTTCGCATACGGACAGGCCCTGGAACTTCCTATCAAGTCATCGGTACGTTCCCGCAAGGCGCTAACGCTAAAAAGCTACAGACAAGCGGCGAATGGACAAAAATTTCGTATAAACAAACAGAAGGCTGGGTTCACTCTGATTATGTCTCAGGCGGACAAAAAGCCCCTCAATCAAGCTCAGTCGGTTCCTCAAGCTCTAAGCAGACAGGCACAGTTGGCGTATCGAGCCTAAATGTAAGGCAATCGGCGGCACCGAATGCACAAGTCGTCGCTTCACTTGCCCGCAACACACCGATCACCATTTTGCGAGAGCAGAACGGCTGGTATGAAATTGAGTCAAAGGGCGTAAAAGGCTGGGTGGCAAGTTATTACATCGTCACAAGCAAAGGAGCCAGTTCAGCGGATGAAAAGAGTTCATCTTCTTCGTCATCTCATGGGAAAGCGTATATCGTCTATGATGGAACGAATATTAGAAAAAGCGCGTCTACCTCTGCTGGAATTGCAGAAAGAGCAACAAAAGGCGCTGCCTATCAAATTGTTCGTTCGCAAGGTGACTGGTACGAGGTGACACTATCAAACGGCGGGACTGGCTATGTGGCGAGCTGGGTCGTTCAAACAAAGAAAAATAGCAGCGAGGCACCAAGACCTCAGCAGGATTCATCGTCTGGCACTGGATCTTTAAAAGGCAAAACGATTGTTCTTGATCCTGGTCATGGCGGAAAAGACAGCGGCACAATCGGCGCAGATGGTGCATTTGAAAAGAACATGACCATCAAAACCGCCAATTTACTGGCAGGCAAATTAAGAGCTTCTGGTGCAAATGTTTATTTAACGAGAAGTGATGATACTTTTATCAGCCTTCAATCGAGGGTCGCAACATCTCATTACCGAAATGCTGATGCATTTATTAGTCTTCATTATGATAGTTTTATGGACCCAAGTGTCAGAGGAAGTACGGCATATTATTATCAAGCAGCAAAAGACCAACAATTAGCGACAAGCGTTCATACGGAAGTCGCCAAACGCTCTCAAATCCCTGATAAGGGTGTGAAATTCGGAGATTATTTTGTTTTAAGAGAGAACAAACGCCCTTCCCTTTTATATGAACTCGGCTATTTGAGCAATCCTCAGGAGGAAGCGATCATTTATAGCGCCTCTTACCAAGAACGAGTCACAGAAGGCATGACCGAAGGGTTAAAACAATATTTCCGCTAG
- the dtd gene encoding D-aminoacyl-tRNA deacylase gives MRLVVQRVTNASVKVEEEITGAINEGYMVLVGVTHEDTEEDAHYLADKLAHLRIFEDENGKMNHSLLDVQGSVLSVSQFTLYGDTRKGRRPNFMKAAKPDAANSLYECFNKALREKGIHVETGRFGAMMDVSLTNSGPVTIWMDSKE, from the coding sequence ATGAGGCTTGTTGTGCAGCGTGTGACAAACGCATCTGTGAAGGTAGAGGAAGAGATCACAGGTGCCATCAATGAAGGATACATGGTGCTCGTTGGTGTCACACACGAAGATACAGAAGAAGATGCGCATTATTTAGCTGATAAACTTGCACATTTACGTATTTTTGAAGATGAAAACGGGAAAATGAATCATTCGTTATTGGATGTACAAGGAAGTGTCCTGTCTGTATCTCAGTTTACCCTGTATGGTGATACGAGAAAGGGCAGACGGCCGAATTTTATGAAGGCCGCCAAACCAGATGCCGCCAACTCCCTTTACGAATGCTTCAATAAAGCCCTTAGAGAAAAAGGCATTCATGTAGAAACTGGACGCTTTGGTGCGATGATGGACGTGTCATTGACCAATTCAGGACCTGTCACCATCTGGATGGATAGCAAAGAATAG
- a CDS encoding RelA/SpoT family protein, translating to MANEQVLTAQQVIDKAREYLSAEHIQFIERAYEYAENAHKEQYRKSGEPYIIHPIQVAGILVDLEMDPSTIAGGFLHDVVEDTDVTLQDLKEYFNEEVAMLVDGVTKLGKIKYKSQEEQQAENHRKMFVAMAQDIRVILIKLADRLHNMRTLKHLPQEKQRRISNETLEIFAPLAHRLGISKIKWELEDTALRYLNPQQYYRIVNLMKRKRAEREEYLDEVVNEVKDRVSEVNIKAEFSGRPKHIYSIYRKMVMQNKQFNEIYDLLAVRILVDSIKDCYAVLGIIHTCWKPMPGRFKDYIAMPKPNMYQSLHTTVIGPKGDPLEVQIRTVEMHEIAEYGIAAHWAYKEGKESAESTEEAVFQKKLSWFREILEFQNESTDAEEFMESLKIDLFSDMVFVFTPKGDVIELPSGSVPIDFSYRIHSEIGNKTIGAKVNGKMVTLDHKLKTGDIIEILTSKHSYGPSQDWIKLAQTSQAKHKIRQFFKKQRREENVEKGRELVEKEIKNLEFDVKDILTAENLQKVADKFNFSNEEDMYAAVGYNGITALQVANRLTEKERKQRDQEEQEKTVQEVTVEPKPYHGKKREAGVRVKGIDNLLVRLSKCCNPVPGDSIVGFITKGRGVSVHREDCPNVKTGEAQERLIPVEWEHEQPARNRKEYNVEIEILGYDRRGLLNEVLQAVNETKTNISSVSGKSDRNKVATIHMAIFIQNINHLHKVVERIKQIKDIYSVRRFLN from the coding sequence ATGGCGAACGAACAAGTTTTAACGGCGCAGCAGGTCATTGACAAGGCAAGAGAATACCTGTCCGCTGAACATATTCAATTTATAGAGCGAGCATATGAATATGCTGAAAATGCACACAAGGAGCAATACCGGAAATCTGGTGAGCCCTATATCATCCATCCAATTCAAGTGGCGGGGATTCTTGTTGACCTTGAAATGGATCCATCGACCATTGCAGGCGGTTTCCTCCACGATGTTGTCGAGGATACAGATGTGACATTACAGGATTTAAAAGAGTATTTTAATGAAGAAGTCGCAATGCTTGTTGATGGTGTGACAAAGCTCGGGAAGATTAAATATAAATCACAAGAAGAACAGCAGGCTGAAAACCATCGGAAAATGTTTGTGGCAATGGCGCAGGATATACGCGTCATCTTGATAAAACTGGCAGACCGTCTGCACAATATGAGAACGCTCAAACACCTCCCTCAGGAAAAGCAGCGAAGAATTTCAAATGAAACACTTGAAATTTTTGCACCGCTTGCGCACAGATTAGGGATTTCCAAGATTAAGTGGGAGCTTGAAGATACAGCGCTCCGTTACTTAAATCCGCAGCAATATTACCGGATCGTGAATCTTATGAAGCGCAAACGAGCAGAACGTGAGGAATACTTGGACGAGGTTGTCAATGAAGTGAAAGACCGCGTATCTGAGGTGAACATCAAGGCTGAATTCTCTGGCAGACCAAAGCATATTTATAGTATTTATCGCAAAATGGTCATGCAAAATAAGCAGTTTAATGAAATTTATGATTTGCTGGCTGTTCGTATTTTGGTTGACAGTATTAAAGACTGCTATGCCGTGCTCGGAATTATCCATACATGCTGGAAGCCGATGCCTGGTAGGTTTAAGGATTATATTGCGATGCCAAAACCGAACATGTACCAATCCCTTCATACAACAGTAATAGGGCCAAAAGGTGACCCGCTTGAAGTGCAAATCCGTACAGTGGAAATGCATGAAATTGCAGAGTACGGAATTGCAGCACACTGGGCATACAAAGAAGGAAAAGAGTCAGCAGAATCAACAGAGGAAGCTGTCTTCCAGAAGAAGCTCTCTTGGTTTAGAGAAATTCTTGAATTCCAAAATGAATCCACAGATGCAGAAGAATTTATGGAATCATTAAAGATCGATCTCTTCTCTGATATGGTGTTTGTATTTACACCAAAAGGAGATGTCATTGAACTGCCGTCGGGTTCAGTTCCAATTGATTTCTCTTACCGGATTCACTCGGAAATTGGGAATAAGACGATCGGTGCCAAGGTCAACGGCAAAATGGTCACGCTCGACCACAAACTGAAAACAGGTGACATTATTGAAATTCTGACATCAAAGCACAGCTATGGGCCAAGTCAGGATTGGATCAAACTAGCCCAAACCTCTCAAGCGAAGCACAAGATCAGACAGTTTTTCAAAAAACAGCGCCGTGAAGAAAATGTCGAAAAAGGCCGAGAACTCGTGGAGAAAGAAATCAAAAACCTTGAGTTTGATGTCAAAGACATTCTGACAGCTGAAAACCTGCAAAAAGTGGCTGACAAATTTAATTTTTCAAACGAAGAGGACATGTATGCAGCGGTTGGTTATAACGGAATTACTGCACTTCAAGTCGCAAATCGTTTAACAGAAAAAGAAAGAAAACAAAGAGATCAAGAAGAACAAGAGAAAACGGTTCAAGAAGTGACGGTAGAACCAAAGCCGTATCACGGGAAAAAACGGGAAGCAGGCGTAAGAGTCAAAGGGATCGATAATCTGCTTGTCCGCTTATCTAAGTGCTGTAATCCTGTGCCTGGTGACAGCATTGTTGGTTTTATTACAAAAGGCCGAGGCGTATCCGTTCACCGTGAGGACTGTCCGAACGTGAAGACAGGTGAAGCGCAGGAACGGTTAATTCCGGTAGAATGGGAGCATGAACAGCCTGCTCGCAACCGTAAAGAATACAATGTGGAAATTGAAATATTAGGATATGATCGACGCGGCTTACTCAATGAGGTGCTTCAAGCAGTTAACGAAACCAAAACGAACATCTCTTCAGTTTCTGGGAAGTCTGACCGTAACAAAGTGGCGACGATCCATATGGCGATCTTTATTCAAAACATCAACCATTTGCACAAAGTGGTCGAACGCATTAAACAAATCAAAGACATTTACTCTGTTCGCCGATTCTTGAATTAG
- a CDS encoding adenine phosphoribosyltransferase, which translates to MDLKQYVTVVPDYPKEGVQFKDITTLMDKGEVYRYATDQIVDYAKERDIDLIVGPEARGFIIGCPVAYALGVGFAPVRKEGKLPREVVKVDYGLEYGKDVLTIHKDAIRPGQRVLITDDLLATGGTIEASIKLVEELGGVVAGIAFLIELTYLDGRKKLDGYDIMTLMQY; encoded by the coding sequence ATGGATTTAAAACAATATGTGACAGTTGTACCTGACTACCCAAAGGAAGGTGTACAATTTAAAGATATTACAACGTTAATGGATAAAGGCGAAGTGTACCGTTATGCAACGGATCAAATCGTTGATTACGCGAAGGAAAGAGACATTGATCTGATTGTTGGACCGGAAGCGCGTGGATTCATTATTGGCTGTCCTGTAGCATACGCTCTTGGTGTAGGTTTTGCACCGGTTCGTAAAGAAGGAAAGCTTCCTCGTGAAGTCGTTAAAGTCGATTACGGCTTAGAATATGGTAAAGATGTATTAACGATTCATAAAGATGCCATTCGTCCTGGTCAGCGTGTATTGATTACAGATGACTTACTAGCAACTGGTGGAACAATTGAAGCGTCCATCAAGCTCGTAGAAGAATTAGGCGGCGTTGTGGCAGGGATTGCATTCTTGATTGAGCTGACGTATCTGGACGGCAGAAAGAAGCTTGACGGCTACGACATCATGACGTTAATGCAATACTAA
- the recJ gene encoding single-stranded-DNA-specific exonuclease RecJ — MLLSKMRWEYEHPSEEKVKSLSENLNISALTASLLVKRGLEEVEEARSFLFDQKAEFHDPFLLKGMKEAVERINKAIDEQESIVIFGDYDADGVTSTSVLLHTLKERSAKVDFYIPDRFKEGYGPNEQAFRYIKEQGASLVITVDTGIAAVKEARIAKELGLDLIITDHHEPSEELPEALAIVHPKQPGCEYPFKELAGVGVAFKVAHALLGKLPAQLLDLAAIGTIADLVPLHDENRWLAKKGLMQLRQSNRPGLKALLKEAGATLEEANEETVGFQIAPRLNAVGRIEQADPAVHLLMTEDKDEAEELARFVQELNKERQKIVSTITEEAIQMVEETGDDQSAIVVAKAGWNPGVVGIVASKLTDTFCRPAIVLGIDEETQMAKGSARSIPGFDLFFHLSKCRDILPHFGGHPMAAGMTLQADDVPLLRERLNQYANETLTEEDFIPIQRVDAVCKVDELTVEAIEEAGLLSPFGMQNPKPFIMIEDARLEEIRTIGANQNHIKMSLKDEEKLLDCVGFHQGKLKEEIVPGSRISVVGEMSINEWNNRKKPQLMLKDARVDEWQLFDLRGKKDWEKTVSTLDSEKYMVVCFDEETKQEVNIPIHHVHAENVSTFDVEGKYVVFADVPADEHLLKQLLDNQKPARIYTVFQRKEDHFMSSFPSRDQFKWFYGFLFKRGSFPIKEQGMELAKHRGWTKDTIIFMTKVFFELGFVKIENGVLSIVRDAPKKDLTASASYTAKQRLMELDQTLTYSSAKELKEWLNSKMSEVSPVL, encoded by the coding sequence ATGTTATTATCCAAAATGCGCTGGGAATATGAACATCCAAGCGAAGAAAAAGTGAAATCACTCTCTGAAAATCTGAATATTTCAGCGCTGACTGCATCGCTTCTTGTAAAAAGAGGACTCGAAGAAGTAGAAGAAGCGAGGTCTTTTTTATTTGATCAAAAAGCCGAATTTCATGATCCATTTCTATTAAAAGGAATGAAAGAAGCAGTAGAGCGCATCAACAAAGCGATCGACGAGCAGGAATCGATTGTGATCTTCGGAGACTACGATGCGGATGGTGTGACAAGTACATCTGTGCTTTTACATACATTAAAAGAGCGGTCTGCGAAAGTAGACTTTTATATTCCAGATCGATTTAAAGAAGGCTATGGGCCTAATGAACAGGCTTTTCGATATATCAAAGAGCAAGGTGCATCTCTTGTCATCACGGTCGATACAGGCATTGCAGCTGTAAAAGAAGCACGTATTGCGAAAGAATTAGGGTTAGACCTGATCATTACAGATCACCATGAACCAAGTGAGGAGCTGCCTGAGGCACTTGCGATTGTCCATCCTAAGCAGCCAGGCTGTGAGTATCCTTTTAAAGAACTCGCCGGTGTAGGCGTAGCATTTAAAGTCGCGCATGCACTCCTTGGAAAGCTGCCAGCTCAGCTGTTAGATCTTGCGGCGATTGGGACAATTGCAGATCTTGTGCCGCTTCATGACGAGAATAGATGGCTCGCCAAAAAAGGGCTTATGCAGCTTCGACAGTCGAATAGACCGGGGCTGAAAGCGTTATTGAAAGAAGCAGGCGCCACTCTTGAAGAGGCAAATGAGGAAACAGTCGGTTTTCAAATTGCGCCAAGGCTAAATGCTGTAGGGCGAATTGAGCAGGCAGATCCAGCTGTTCATCTTCTCATGACAGAGGATAAGGATGAAGCAGAAGAGCTCGCTCGTTTTGTACAAGAACTGAATAAAGAACGTCAAAAAATCGTGAGTACGATCACAGAAGAAGCCATTCAAATGGTTGAAGAGACAGGCGATGACCAATCTGCAATAGTTGTAGCGAAAGCTGGCTGGAATCCGGGGGTTGTCGGAATTGTTGCCTCTAAATTGACGGATACTTTTTGTCGCCCGGCGATTGTGCTTGGAATAGACGAAGAGACGCAAATGGCAAAAGGCTCCGCTCGGAGTATTCCTGGATTTGATCTATTTTTCCATTTAAGCAAATGCCGGGACATCCTGCCCCATTTTGGCGGGCACCCGATGGCTGCGGGTATGACACTTCAAGCGGATGATGTTCCTTTACTAAGGGAAAGATTAAATCAATACGCAAATGAAACGTTGACAGAAGAAGATTTTATTCCGATTCAGCGGGTCGATGCAGTGTGCAAGGTAGACGAATTGACGGTTGAAGCGATAGAAGAAGCGGGGCTGTTGTCACCATTCGGCATGCAGAACCCAAAGCCGTTCATCATGATTGAAGATGCAAGGCTTGAAGAGATCCGAACGATTGGGGCCAATCAGAATCATATAAAAATGTCTCTAAAAGACGAAGAAAAGCTGCTGGACTGTGTCGGTTTTCACCAGGGGAAATTGAAAGAAGAAATTGTCCCAGGGAGCCGTATTTCTGTAGTCGGTGAAATGTCTATCAATGAATGGAATAACCGGAAGAAACCTCAGCTCATGCTAAAAGATGCCCGAGTAGATGAATGGCAGCTGTTTGATCTGCGCGGGAAAAAGGATTGGGAAAAGACCGTCTCGACGCTTGATTCAGAAAAATATATGGTTGTTTGTTTTGACGAAGAAACGAAACAAGAAGTCAATATCCCTATTCATCATGTCCATGCAGAAAATGTGTCAACATTTGATGTAGAAGGCAAGTATGTCGTCTTTGCGGACGTTCCCGCAGATGAGCACTTGCTGAAGCAGCTTTTAGACAACCAAAAGCCTGCTAGAATTTATACGGTTTTTCAAAGAAAAGAAGATCATTTTATGTCCTCTTTTCCTAGCCGTGACCAATTCAAATGGTTTTATGGATTCTTGTTTAAGCGAGGGAGTTTTCCTATCAAAGAACAAGGAATGGAGCTTGCCAAACATAGAGGCTGGACAAAAGATACAATCATTTTTATGACAAAGGTGTTTTTTGAACTCGGTTTTGTTAAAATAGAGAATGGTGTGCTGTCAATAGTACGTGATGCCCCTAAAAAAGATTTAACAGCATCAGCGTCCTATACAGCAAAACAACGATTGATGGAACTCGATCAAACACTAACATATTCCTCAGCCAAAGAGCTGAAGGAATGGCTGAATAGCAAGATGAGCGAAGTCTCACCTGTGCTTTGA
- a CDS encoding LapA family protein: MNKQQWTIILAFIFVLIVSVFAVINVRPVQVDYLFGTAEWPLILVIIGSVLMGGLIVAFAGIFQIVKLKRELKALKAERAATPAASTKKVEKDVQKKPNVKPLKEQPASFDPKEK; encoded by the coding sequence ATGAACAAACAACAATGGACCATCATACTCGCATTTATTTTCGTATTAATTGTCTCAGTATTTGCCGTGATCAATGTACGGCCTGTACAAGTTGACTACTTATTTGGAACGGCTGAATGGCCGCTGATCCTTGTGATTATTGGCTCCGTGCTCATGGGCGGACTCATTGTGGCTTTTGCAGGGATTTTCCAAATTGTGAAACTAAAACGTGAACTTAAAGCATTGAAAGCTGAGCGTGCAGCTACACCTGCTGCTTCAACGAAAAAGGTAGAGAAAGACGTTCAAAAAAAACCGAATGTCAAGCCTTTAAAAGAACAGCCAGCATCATTTGACCCGAAGGAAAAATAA
- a CDS encoding cation:proton antiporter regulatory subunit: MKVRETELPGIGHKAEMITKNNEKLAIITHDDGRREMYHFQEDDHEESISGILLNDEEARQIAAILGGMVYKPKALETVEVAIDELIIEWFKIEKNAPAVQQTIGDLNVRQNYQVTVIAIVRKSHEKILNPGPDTVIEEGDTLVISGERKELKNLIKEKLSSS, from the coding sequence ATGAAGGTTCGGGAAACTGAACTGCCAGGTATCGGTCACAAAGCCGAAATGATCACAAAAAATAATGAAAAGCTTGCCATCATTACACATGATGATGGAAGAAGAGAAATGTATCATTTTCAAGAGGATGACCATGAAGAATCTATTTCTGGCATCTTGCTAAACGATGAAGAAGCAAGACAAATTGCGGCTATTTTAGGCGGAATGGTTTATAAACCAAAAGCGCTTGAAACCGTTGAGGTAGCCATTGATGAACTCATCATTGAATGGTTTAAGATTGAAAAAAATGCACCAGCTGTTCAGCAAACGATCGGAGACCTGAATGTCCGGCAAAATTATCAAGTAACCGTCATCGCCATCGTTAGAAAGTCACATGAGAAGATTTTAAATCCAGGACCAGATACGGTCATTGAAGAAGGAGATACCCTTGTCATCTCTGGAGAAAGAAAAGAATTAAAGAACCTCATTAAAGAAAAACTCAGCAGCTCATGA